From Eptesicus fuscus isolate TK198812 chromosome 13, DD_ASM_mEF_20220401, whole genome shotgun sequence, the proteins below share one genomic window:
- the LIN7C gene encoding protein lin-7 homolog C: MAALGEPVRLERDICRAIELLEKLQRSGEVPPQKLQALQRVLQSEFCNAVREVYEHVYETVDISSSPEVRANATAKATVAAFAASEGHSHPRVVELPKTEEGLGFNIMGGKEQNSPIYISRIIPGGIADRHGGLKRGDQLLSVNGVSVEGEHHEKAVELLKAAQGKVKLVVRYTPKVLEEMESRFEKMRSAKRRQQT, from the exons ATGGCGGCGCTGGGGGAACCTGTACGGCTGGAAAGGG ATATCTGTAGAGCAATTGAATTGTTGGAAAAACTACAAAGGAGTGGGGAGGTTCCACCACAGAAACTTCAGGCTTTACAAAGAGTCCTGCAAAGTGAATTCTGCAATGCTGTAAGAGAG GTATATGAACATGTCTATGAGACTGTGGACATCAGCAGCAGTCCTGAAGTGAGAGCTAATGCTACTGCAAAG GCTACTGTTGCTGCATTTGCTGCCAGCGAAGGACATTCTCATCCTCGAGTTGTTGAGCTTCCAAAAACAGAAGAGGGCCTTGGATTCAATATCATGGGAGGCAAAGAACAAAACTCTCCAATCTATATATCTCGAATAATTCCAGGAGGAATTGCTGATAGACATGGGGGCCTCAAGCGAGGAGATCAACTTCTCTCTGTTAATGGAGTG agCGTGGAAGGAGAACATCATGAAAAAGCTGTAGAACTGCTGAAAGCAGCTCAAGGAAAGGTTAAATTAGTAGTGCGATATACACCTAAGGTCTTAGAAGAAATGGAGTCACGTTTTGAAAAAATGAGATCAGCCAAACGCAGGCAGCAGACCTAA